The following coding sequences are from one Streptomyces sp. V3I7 window:
- a CDS encoding methyltransferase domain-containing protein, with protein sequence MVARQLEEQIAARFPVGQRLRVLDVGMGQGTQALRLARAGHRVTGVEQNTTMIEVAREALAGEPEGIRARMRVIQGDGQETGVHFLPGSFDVVLCHGVLMYVDEPDPLIAGLARMLAPGGLLSLLVRNGDALAMRPGLSGDWAGAQDAFDTTSYRNRLGLDVRADRLESVTATLAGIGAPLHAWYGVRVFTDLAPDGAPAPEDLDELLAAEERAGRTDPYRAVAALLHLCGVRG encoded by the coding sequence CTGGTCGCCCGTCAGCTGGAGGAGCAGATAGCCGCGCGGTTCCCGGTGGGACAGCGGCTGCGGGTGCTCGACGTGGGCATGGGCCAGGGCACGCAGGCACTGCGGCTGGCCCGCGCCGGGCACCGGGTGACCGGGGTCGAGCAGAACACCACGATGATCGAGGTGGCCCGCGAGGCCCTGGCCGGTGAGCCCGAGGGCATCCGCGCGCGGATGCGTGTCATCCAGGGCGACGGTCAGGAGACCGGCGTCCACTTCCTGCCCGGCAGCTTCGACGTGGTGCTCTGCCACGGCGTACTGATGTACGTCGACGAGCCGGACCCCCTCATCGCCGGGCTGGCCCGGATGCTCGCCCCCGGCGGGCTGTTGTCGCTGCTGGTGCGCAACGGCGACGCCCTGGCGATGCGGCCGGGGCTGTCCGGGGACTGGGCGGGGGCGCAGGACGCGTTCGACACCACCTCCTACCGCAACCGGCTGGGGCTGGACGTACGCGCCGACCGGCTGGAGTCGGTCACCGCAACGCTGGCAGGGATCGGGGCTCCGCTGCACGCCTGGTACGGGGTGCGCGTCTTCACGGACCTGGCGCCGGACGGGGCCCCGGCTCCGGAGGACCTGGACGAGCTGCTGGCCGCCGAGGAGCGGGCCGGGCGCACGGATCCGTACCGCGCGGTGGCGGCGCTGCTGCACCTGTGCGGCGTACGGGGCTGA
- a CDS encoding S1C family serine protease — protein sequence MDASRAPALRAVASLSALVCCALLVSGCTGSGSPTRTEVATTRSSVHMPNNDLEHDYQKVIKDVLPSVVQIQAARDLGSGVVYDDRGHIVTNAHVVGDEKIFQVTTASSKDPLTARLVYSFPDQDLAVIKLDRVPRGLKPARFGDSEKVEVGQIVLAMGSPLGLSSSVTQGIVSATGRTVSEGSQDGGTGATLGNMVQTSAAINPGNSGGALVNLDGQVIGIPTLAATDPQLGGGAAAGIGFAIPASMVRTVADQIIRTGKVTNTGRAALGITARTVVDDSFQPVGAAVVEVQSGGPADKAGIESGDVITRLGDADVTDLTSLAEALAAAKPGRRTTVTFDRDGTEHKAEVTLGEQ from the coding sequence ATGGACGCTTCCCGTGCCCCTGCCCTGCGGGCCGTCGCCTCGCTCTCCGCGCTCGTGTGCTGTGCGCTCCTGGTCTCCGGATGCACCGGCTCCGGTTCGCCGACCCGGACGGAGGTCGCGACCACGCGGTCCTCGGTGCACATGCCGAACAACGACCTGGAGCACGACTACCAGAAGGTGATCAAGGACGTCCTGCCGTCGGTGGTGCAGATCCAGGCGGCCCGGGACCTGGGGTCGGGCGTCGTGTACGACGACCGGGGGCACATCGTCACCAACGCGCACGTGGTGGGCGACGAGAAGATCTTCCAGGTGACGACGGCCAGCAGCAAGGACCCGCTCACCGCCCGGCTCGTCTACTCCTTCCCGGACCAGGACCTCGCCGTGATCAAGCTGGACCGGGTTCCCAGGGGGCTGAAGCCGGCGCGGTTCGGGGACTCCGAGAAGGTGGAGGTCGGGCAGATCGTCCTCGCCATGGGCTCGCCGCTCGGGCTGTCGTCCAGCGTCACGCAGGGCATCGTCTCGGCGACCGGGCGGACCGTCAGCGAAGGCTCGCAGGACGGCGGCACGGGCGCCACTCTCGGCAACATGGTGCAGACGTCGGCCGCCATCAACCCGGGCAACAGCGGCGGCGCGCTGGTCAACCTCGACGGGCAGGTCATCGGCATCCCGACGCTCGCCGCGACGGACCCCCAGCTCGGGGGCGGGGCGGCGGCCGGGATCGGGTTCGCCATCCCGGCGTCGATGGTGCGGACGGTCGCCGACCAGATCATCAGGACCGGCAAGGTCACCAACACGGGGCGGGCGGCGCTCGGCATCACGGCGCGGACGGTCGTGGACGACTCGTTCCAGCCCGTCGGGGCCGCCGTGGTCGAGGTGCAGAGCGGCGGGCCGGCGGACAAGGCGGGCATCGAGTCCGGGGACGTCATCACCCGGCTCGGCGACGCGGACGTCACGGATCTCACCTCGCTCGCCGAGGCGCTGGCGGCCGCGAAGCCGGGCCGGCGGACGACGGTGACGTTCGACCGCGACGGCACCGAGCACAAGGCGGAGGTCACGCTGGGCGAGCAGTGA
- a CDS encoding bifunctional adenosylcobinamide kinase/adenosylcobinamide-phosphate guanylyltransferase translates to MELTLLGTGAPAGLPRPDCPCAACATALGPDARAATSVLVDRALLLDLTPGAAFAAARAGHSLGGVRQVLLSHPHDGPAVEVPAGLPQPVRVPDGRELTLLTGHRVRALAMDAGGTGYAVTGPGGQRLLYLPPGGAPAGLEEGSTEMYDMVLADVVGRPDALARLRAVGAAGPTTDVVAVHLDHDVPPGPELRRRLAAAGARAVPDGATLMVGAYEDVPDVPRRTLILGGARSGKSVEAERRLEAFPDVLYVATGGTRAGDSEWAARVAAHRERRPGSWRTAETCDLVPLLREDGPPLLIDCLALWLTDAMDAVGAWDDAEWASGGERALRARVRELTDAVRTTRRSVVAVSNEVGSGIVPATPSGRRYRDELGKLNAAFAAECEQVVLVVAGQALVLRG, encoded by the coding sequence GTGGAACTGACTCTGCTCGGCACCGGTGCCCCCGCGGGACTCCCCCGCCCCGACTGTCCCTGCGCGGCCTGCGCGACCGCTCTGGGCCCGGACGCGCGGGCGGCCACCTCCGTGCTGGTCGACCGCGCGCTGCTGCTCGACCTCACGCCGGGCGCGGCGTTCGCGGCCGCGCGGGCCGGGCACTCCCTGGGCGGCGTACGCCAGGTGCTGCTGTCGCATCCGCACGACGGACCGGCGGTGGAGGTGCCGGCGGGCCTGCCGCAGCCCGTACGGGTCCCGGACGGGCGGGAGTTGACCCTGCTGACGGGACATCGGGTGCGGGCGCTGGCCATGGACGCGGGCGGTACGGGGTACGCGGTGACCGGGCCCGGCGGGCAGCGGCTGCTGTACCTGCCGCCGGGAGGCGCGCCGGCCGGTCTGGAGGAGGGGTCCACGGAGATGTACGACATGGTGCTCGCGGACGTCGTCGGACGTCCGGACGCGCTGGCCAGGCTGCGGGCGGTCGGCGCGGCCGGGCCGACGACGGACGTGGTCGCCGTCCATCTGGACCACGACGTGCCGCCGGGCCCGGAGCTGCGGCGCCGGCTGGCGGCGGCCGGGGCGCGGGCGGTGCCGGACGGGGCGACGCTGATGGTCGGGGCGTACGAGGACGTCCCGGACGTGCCGCGCCGGACCCTGATCCTCGGCGGCGCCCGCTCGGGCAAGTCGGTGGAGGCCGAACGCCGGCTGGAGGCGTTCCCGGACGTCCTGTACGTGGCCACCGGCGGCACCCGTGCCGGGGACTCCGAGTGGGCGGCCCGGGTGGCCGCGCACCGGGAGCGACGCCCGGGCTCCTGGCGTACGGCGGAGACGTGCGACCTGGTCCCCCTGCTCAGGGAGGACGGCCCGCCCCTGCTGATCGACTGCCTCGCCCTGTGGCTGACGGACGCGATGGACGCGGTCGGCGCGTGGGACGACGCCGAGTGGGCCTCGGGCGGCGAGCGCGCCCTGCGCGCCCGGGTGCGGGAGCTGACGGACGCGGTACGGACCACCCGCCGCAGCGTCGTCGCCGTCTCCAACGAGGTGGGCTCGGGCATCGTCCCGGCCACCCCGTCCGGCCGCCGCTACCGGGACGAACTCGGCAAGCTGAACGCGGCGTTCGCGGCCGAGTGCGAGCAGGTGGTGCTGGTGGTCGCGGGGCAGGCGCTGGTGCTGCGGGGCTGA
- a CDS encoding class I SAM-dependent methyltransferase has translation MPPEPPTPPAPRAPAPRAADPLREPRRVDCPWCGSARLRTRLRAPGPRRRAPEMSDLDECLECAHAFQNPRLTAEGLALHQRAADDEEPYPLAERPRSARRHRAAARAMLRSPGFTEPESWLDVGTGDARFPEAACELLAYTAFDGLDRGPHVMEARAAGRVEEAYVGRLTDPPVAARLRSRYDVVSLFHHLEHAPDPRAELRAALAVLRPGGHLLLELPDPHCAFAALLGTWWLPHGRRRPLHLMPLANLRAELQDQGCTILSVDRRAAHTPHDLATALSLALRHTLPERLARAGTPAIALATALDHTLAPVLRRTRFSNAYRLIARKP, from the coding sequence ATGCCGCCGGAGCCGCCCACACCCCCCGCCCCTCGCGCCCCCGCTCCGCGGGCCGCCGACCCCCTCCGCGAACCGCGCCGCGTCGACTGCCCCTGGTGCGGCTCCGCCCGGCTGCGCACCCGGCTGCGCGCCCCCGGCCCGCGCCGCCGCGCACCGGAGATGTCCGACCTCGACGAGTGCCTGGAGTGCGCCCACGCCTTTCAGAACCCCCGGCTCACCGCCGAGGGCCTCGCCCTCCACCAGCGGGCCGCTGACGACGAGGAGCCGTACCCGCTCGCCGAGCGCCCCCGCTCCGCCCGCCGTCACCGCGCGGCCGCCCGCGCCATGCTCCGCTCGCCCGGGTTCACCGAGCCGGAGAGCTGGCTGGACGTCGGCACCGGCGACGCCCGCTTCCCAGAGGCTGCGTGCGAACTGCTCGCCTACACCGCCTTCGACGGCCTGGACCGCGGCCCGCACGTCATGGAGGCGCGGGCGGCCGGGCGCGTGGAGGAGGCGTACGTCGGTCGGCTCACCGACCCGCCCGTCGCCGCCCGGCTGCGCTCCCGCTACGACGTCGTCAGCCTGTTCCACCACCTGGAACACGCCCCCGACCCGCGCGCCGAACTCCGCGCGGCCCTGGCCGTCCTGCGCCCCGGCGGCCATCTGCTGCTCGAACTCCCCGACCCGCACTGCGCGTTCGCGGCCCTGCTCGGCACGTGGTGGCTGCCGCACGGCCGCAGACGCCCGCTGCACCTGATGCCCCTGGCCAACCTCCGCGCCGAACTCCAGGACCAGGGCTGCACGATCCTCTCGGTGGACCGCCGCGCCGCGCACACCCCGCACGACCTCGCGACGGCCCTCTCCCTGGCCCTGCGCCACACCCTGCCCGAACGCCTGGCCCGGGCCGGCACCCCCGCGATCGCCCTGGCCACCGCCCTCGACCACACCCTGGCCCCCGTCCTGCGCCGCACGCGCTTCTCCAACGCGTACCGCCTCATCGCCCGCAAGCCCTAG
- the cobT gene encoding nicotinate-nucleotide--dimethylbenzimidazole phosphoribosyltransferase: protein MSSLNLDDFTDLIERPDGGVRRDAEALRESRIVPPGALGRLDELGEWLSAAQGAVPVRPVERPRVVLFAGDHGIAAQGVSARPAGSAGQLVRAVLEGASPVAVLARRLGVPVRVVDMALDCATDGLPEEVVRHRVRRGSGRIDVKDALTLEEAEAAFRAGMAVADEEADSGTDLVVLGDVSVGGTTAAGTLVAALCGTDASVVTGRGGLAIDDLAWMRKCAAIRDALRRARPVLGEPLELLATVGGADLAAMTGFLLQAAVRKLPVILDGMVVSACALVGQRIAFRAPDWWLAGHRSGEPGQAKALDRMALEPLLDQGVTVGEGVGALLALPLVQAAAALAAELPEKEEEKKKEEEKE, encoded by the coding sequence ATGAGCTCGCTTAATCTCGACGACTTCACCGATCTGATCGAGCGTCCCGACGGGGGCGTGCGCCGTGACGCCGAGGCGCTCCGGGAGTCTCGGATCGTGCCGCCCGGCGCGCTGGGGCGCCTGGACGAACTGGGTGAGTGGCTGTCGGCCGCGCAGGGCGCGGTGCCGGTGCGGCCGGTGGAGCGGCCGCGGGTGGTGCTCTTCGCCGGCGACCACGGGATCGCCGCGCAGGGCGTCTCGGCCCGGCCGGCGGGCAGCGCCGGGCAGTTGGTGCGGGCCGTCCTGGAGGGCGCGAGCCCGGTGGCGGTACTGGCGCGGCGGCTCGGGGTGCCCGTGCGCGTCGTGGACATGGCGCTGGACTGCGCGACGGACGGGCTGCCGGAGGAGGTCGTACGCCACCGGGTGCGGCGCGGCAGCGGCCGGATCGACGTCAAGGACGCGCTGACCCTCGAGGAGGCGGAGGCCGCCTTCCGTGCGGGCATGGCCGTGGCCGACGAGGAGGCCGACTCCGGTACGGACCTGGTGGTGCTCGGCGATGTGAGCGTGGGCGGGACCACCGCCGCCGGCACGCTGGTCGCCGCGCTGTGCGGGACCGACGCCTCGGTGGTGACCGGACGCGGGGGCCTGGCGATCGACGATCTGGCCTGGATGCGCAAGTGCGCGGCGATCCGCGACGCGCTGCGCCGGGCCCGGCCGGTGCTCGGGGAGCCGCTGGAGCTCCTGGCCACCGTGGGCGGCGCCGACCTCGCCGCGATGACCGGCTTCCTGCTCCAGGCCGCCGTACGCAAACTCCCGGTGATCCTGGACGGCATGGTGGTGTCCGCGTGCGCGCTGGTCGGGCAGCGGATCGCCTTCCGCGCGCCGGACTGGTGGCTGGCCGGGCACCGGTCGGGCGAGCCGGGGCAGGCGAAGGCGCTGGACCGGATGGCGCTGGAGCCACTGCTGGACCAGGGCGTGACCGTCGGCGAGGGCGTCGGCGCGCTGCTCGCCCTCCCGCTGGTCCAGGCCGCGGCGGCGCTGGCCGCGGAGCTCCCCGAGAAGGAGGAGGAGAAGAAGAAGGAGGAGGAGAAGGAGTAG
- a CDS encoding phosphatidylglycerol lysyltransferase domain-containing protein, with amino-acid sequence MGDVRFAARIPDRAAAFAVWYLRAVAFVNFLSAVWVSLGQDVRRHNQENLFTPYLLTAGFASGVFTAFLAVTMRRRKRAAWILNLVLGGAFLALLAFAMAFPEIRRSAQNWVSLALTAAFVAALLAGRREFYAKGDRSNPRLAATVAVGGGLAASLLAALLVTVTNQAPDAGSSTFAERWQYGTLRLISVSAEESSFPGISSPTWSDVAVNVLSTALVLGVLYAAFRSRRAVDPLTEDDEKRLRALLDAHGERDSLGYFALRREKSVQWSPTGKAAVVYRVMGGVALASGDPIGDPEAWPGAIVPWLAQARAHGWIPAVMGAGEEAGTVYARHGLDALELGDEAVVDVAEFTLEGRAMRTVRQAYNRVRRAGYTVRARRHEDIPADEMAYLIERADDWRDGATERGFSMALGRLGDARDGRCLMLECTGADGELRALLSFVPWGPGGLSLDLMRRARDCDNGLMEFMVIDLLRHARELGVRQVSLNFAMFRSVFERGARLGAGPVLRLWRSLLSFFSRWWQIESLYRANAKYRPIWEPRFLLFEKSADLLRIGLAAARAEGFLGAPPPGLPKWLHRRHLESTG; translated from the coding sequence ATGGGAGATGTGCGTTTCGCTGCCCGAATTCCTGACCGAGCCGCCGCCTTCGCCGTCTGGTATTTGCGGGCCGTCGCGTTCGTCAACTTCCTCAGCGCGGTGTGGGTCTCCCTCGGCCAGGACGTGCGCCGGCACAACCAGGAGAACCTCTTCACGCCGTACCTGCTGACGGCCGGCTTCGCCTCCGGGGTGTTCACCGCGTTCCTCGCCGTCACCATGCGGCGCCGCAAACGCGCCGCGTGGATCCTCAACCTGGTGCTCGGCGGGGCCTTCCTCGCCCTGCTCGCCTTCGCGATGGCGTTCCCGGAGATCAGGCGGTCCGCGCAGAACTGGGTCTCGCTGGCCCTCACCGCCGCCTTCGTCGCCGCCCTTCTCGCCGGGCGCCGGGAGTTCTACGCCAAGGGCGACCGGTCCAACCCGCGGCTCGCCGCCACCGTCGCCGTCGGCGGCGGACTCGCCGCCTCGCTGCTGGCCGCGCTGCTGGTGACGGTGACCAACCAGGCGCCGGACGCCGGGAGTTCGACGTTCGCCGAGCGCTGGCAGTACGGCACCCTGCGGCTGATCTCGGTGTCCGCCGAGGAGTCCAGCTTCCCCGGGATCTCCTCGCCCACCTGGTCCGACGTCGCCGTCAACGTGCTCAGCACGGCCCTCGTCCTCGGCGTCCTCTACGCCGCCTTCCGCTCCCGGCGGGCCGTCGACCCGCTCACCGAGGACGACGAGAAGCGGCTGCGCGCCCTGCTCGACGCGCACGGCGAGCGGGACTCGCTCGGCTACTTCGCGCTGCGCCGGGAGAAGAGCGTGCAGTGGTCGCCGACGGGGAAGGCGGCCGTGGTGTACCGCGTCATGGGCGGGGTGGCCCTGGCCTCGGGCGATCCGATCGGCGACCCGGAGGCCTGGCCGGGGGCGATCGTGCCCTGGCTGGCGCAGGCGCGGGCGCACGGCTGGATCCCGGCCGTGATGGGGGCCGGCGAGGAGGCGGGGACGGTGTACGCGCGGCACGGTCTCGACGCCCTCGAACTCGGCGACGAGGCCGTCGTGGACGTCGCCGAGTTCACGCTGGAGGGACGGGCCATGCGCACCGTCCGGCAGGCGTACAACCGGGTCCGGCGGGCCGGGTACACGGTGCGAGCGCGGCGGCACGAGGACATCCCGGCCGACGAGATGGCGTACCTGATCGAGCGCGCGGACGACTGGCGCGACGGGGCCACCGAGCGCGGCTTCAGCATGGCGCTCGGCCGGCTCGGGGACGCCCGCGACGGCCGCTGCCTGATGCTGGAGTGCACCGGCGCCGACGGCGAGTTGAGGGCGCTGCTCTCCTTCGTGCCCTGGGGCCCGGGCGGCCTCTCCCTGGACCTGATGCGGCGCGCGAGGGACTGCGACAACGGGCTGATGGAGTTCATGGTCATCGACCTGCTGCGCCACGCCCGCGAACTCGGCGTCCGCCAGGTCTCGCTCAACTTCGCGATGTTCCGGTCGGTCTTCGAACGTGGCGCCCGCCTCGGCGCGGGCCCGGTGCTGCGGCTGTGGCGGTCGCTGCTCAGCTTCTTCTCGCGCTGGTGGCAGATCGAGTCGCTGTACCGGGCCAACGCCAAGTACCGGCCCATCTGGGAACCGCGGTTCCTGCTCTTCGAGAAGAGCGCGGACCTGCTGCGCATCGGCCTCGCGGCGGCGCGCGCGGAGGGGTTCCTCGGGGCGCCGCCGCCGGGACTGCCGAAGTGGCTGCACCGCAGACACCTGGAGTCGACGGGATGA
- a CDS encoding adenosylcobinamide-GDP ribazoletransferase, producing the protein MSKSPWPDGLRFAFGTLTVFPVKVSRWDREAARGGMLCAPLAGLAVGVCAAALGVLLLVLGAGPLLAAVATVAVPAALTRGLHLDGLADTADGLGSGKPAEDALRIMKQSDIGPFGVVTLLLVLLTQVAALTQAYADSWARGALAAVVSATAARLALTLAARTGIPAARPEGLGAAVAGVVPAGGALVAALAVVLAAAGAGLGPYDSVRTALAVAAAVAAAELLLRRCVRRFGGVTGDVFGALAETAATTALVVLSLRH; encoded by the coding sequence ATGTCCAAGTCCCCCTGGCCGGACGGCCTGCGCTTCGCCTTCGGCACCCTCACCGTGTTCCCGGTCAAGGTCTCCCGCTGGGACCGCGAGGCCGCGCGCGGCGGCATGCTGTGCGCCCCGCTGGCCGGGCTGGCGGTCGGGGTGTGCGCCGCGGCGCTGGGCGTGCTCCTGCTGGTCCTCGGCGCCGGGCCCCTGCTCGCCGCCGTCGCCACCGTGGCCGTCCCCGCCGCGCTGACCCGGGGTCTGCACCTAGACGGCCTGGCCGACACCGCCGACGGGCTCGGCAGCGGCAAGCCCGCCGAGGACGCGCTGCGCATCATGAAGCAGTCGGACATCGGCCCGTTCGGGGTCGTCACCCTCCTGCTCGTACTGCTGACCCAAGTGGCCGCGCTGACCCAGGCCTACGCCGACTCGTGGGCCCGGGGCGCGCTCGCCGCCGTCGTCTCGGCGACCGCCGCCCGGCTGGCCCTGACCCTCGCCGCCCGCACGGGGATACCTGCCGCCCGCCCGGAGGGGCTGGGGGCGGCCGTGGCCGGGGTGGTGCCGGCGGGCGGCGCGCTGGTCGCCGCGCTCGCCGTGGTGCTGGCCGCCGCGGGCGCCGGCCTCGGACCGTACGACTCCGTCCGCACGGCCCTCGCGGTCGCGGCCGCCGTCGCCGCCGCCGAACTCCTCCTGCGCCGCTGCGTACGCCGCTTCGGCGGCGTCACCGGCGACGTGTTCGGCGCCCTCGCGGAGACCGCGGCGACGACGGCCCTCGTGGTGCTGTCGCTGCGCCACTAA
- a CDS encoding spherulation-specific family 4 protein — protein sequence MSALLVPYYEHPSVRPAEWESIALAAPRLYGVVLNPASGPGERPDPAFAEAAARLRAAGGAPSGGVRLLGYVDTDYGRRPHADVVRDLARYRSWYGTDGAFLDQAAAGVEQLRHYQHLAAAAWSTGCGTLVLNHGTPPHPAYARLADVLVTFEGPWSAYRTARPPPGRYDPGVRLCHLVYGVPPGVDLESIARERGAGVHCAVPGTGPHPWGTLPYGVRVA from the coding sequence ATGAGCGCGCTGCTGGTCCCCTACTACGAGCACCCGTCCGTCCGCCCCGCCGAATGGGAGTCGATCGCCCTGGCCGCCCCGCGCCTGTACGGGGTCGTCCTCAACCCGGCGAGCGGCCCGGGCGAGCGTCCCGACCCGGCGTTCGCCGAGGCCGCCGCCCGGCTGCGGGCGGCTGGGGGCGCCCCCTCCGGGGGAGTACGGCTGCTCGGGTACGTCGACACCGACTACGGCCGCCGCCCGCACGCCGACGTCGTCCGCGACCTCGCCCGCTACCGCTCCTGGTACGGGACCGACGGCGCCTTCCTGGACCAGGCGGCCGCGGGCGTCGAGCAGTTGCGGCACTACCAGCATCTGGCGGCGGCCGCCTGGAGCACCGGCTGCGGCACGCTGGTCCTCAACCACGGCACGCCGCCGCACCCCGCCTACGCCAGGCTCGCCGACGTCCTCGTCACCTTCGAGGGCCCCTGGTCGGCGTACCGCACCGCCCGTCCGCCACCCGGCCGTTACGACCCCGGCGTGCGGCTGTGCCACCTGGTGTACGGCGTCCCGCCCGGCGTCGACCTGGAGAGCATCGCGCGTGAGCGCGGCGCCGGGGTGCACTGCGCGGTGCCCGGAACGGGACCCCATCCGTGGGGCACGCTGCCGTACGGGGTGCGGGTCGCTTAG
- the pelF gene encoding GT4 family glycosyltransferase PelF: protein MRRTGRHVTMLTEGTYPHVHGGVSTWCDQLVKGMPEVGFHLVSLTGTGREPVTWELPANVRRHVSVPTWGPRPGHKRPPYGRARRRFTDTYERFLLSFLDPGAPCDFGAALHELALLARDGRLSAALRTESALRSLMWIWTMPHLPTAAARPTVHDALTATDLLEHALRPLGVRIPEDSVAHAVSSGLATLPALAARHLDGVPFLLTEHGIYLRERYLGYLGDGQRWPVKAFMLGFYRELNSLGYRAADLITPCNQYNRRWEERGGADADRIRTVYNGVDPHAFPCAGPEPDVPTLTWCGRVDPIKDLETLLRAYALVRAELPETRLRLFGPVPPGGEAYRTRLEKLAAELGVTDGLTFEGRISEVWRAYAAGHVVMLSSISEGFPFSLIEAMSCGRTTVSTDVGGVREAVGDSGLVVPPREPEKMAAAALTLLKDDQRRAKLGESARQRVIDRFTLRRCVDNFRTIYLELAGLPEVYEPAVETVADWTVELRDPWYAAVATDGTDW from the coding sequence ATGAGGCGAACAGGCCGTCATGTCACCATGCTCACCGAAGGCACCTATCCGCACGTCCACGGCGGGGTCAGCACCTGGTGCGACCAGCTCGTCAAGGGCATGCCCGAGGTCGGCTTCCACCTCGTCTCGCTCACCGGAACCGGCCGTGAACCGGTGACCTGGGAGCTGCCGGCCAACGTCCGACGGCACGTCTCCGTACCGACCTGGGGCCCGCGCCCCGGCCACAAGCGGCCTCCGTACGGCAGGGCCCGCCGCCGCTTCACCGACACCTACGAGCGCTTCCTGCTGTCCTTCCTCGACCCCGGCGCCCCCTGCGACTTCGGCGCGGCGCTGCACGAACTCGCCCTGCTCGCCCGCGACGGACGGCTCTCGGCCGCCCTGCGCACCGAGTCCGCGCTGCGCTCGCTGATGTGGATCTGGACGATGCCGCACCTGCCGACCGCGGCCGCCCGGCCCACCGTGCACGACGCCCTGACCGCCACCGACCTGCTGGAGCACGCGCTGCGCCCGCTCGGCGTGCGCATCCCCGAGGACTCCGTCGCGCACGCCGTCAGCAGCGGCCTGGCCACCCTGCCCGCGCTCGCCGCCCGCCACCTCGACGGCGTGCCCTTCCTGCTCACCGAGCACGGCATCTATCTGCGCGAGCGCTACCTCGGCTACCTCGGCGACGGGCAGCGCTGGCCGGTGAAGGCATTCATGCTCGGCTTCTACCGCGAGCTGAACTCCCTCGGCTACCGCGCGGCCGACCTGATCACCCCCTGCAACCAGTACAACCGCCGCTGGGAGGAGCGCGGCGGCGCCGACGCCGACCGGATCCGCACCGTCTACAACGGGGTCGACCCGCACGCCTTCCCCTGCGCCGGACCCGAGCCCGACGTGCCCACCCTGACCTGGTGCGGCCGCGTCGACCCCATCAAGGACCTCGAAACGCTCCTGCGCGCGTACGCCCTCGTGCGCGCCGAACTCCCCGAGACCCGGCTGCGGTTGTTCGGTCCCGTCCCGCCCGGCGGCGAGGCCTACCGCACCCGGCTGGAGAAACTCGCCGCCGAACTCGGCGTCACCGACGGGCTCACCTTCGAGGGCCGGATCAGCGAGGTCTGGCGGGCCTACGCGGCCGGCCACGTCGTCATGCTGTCCTCCATCTCCGAGGGCTTCCCGTTCTCCCTCATCGAGGCCATGTCCTGCGGCCGTACGACCGTCTCGACCGACGTCGGCGGGGTCCGCGAGGCCGTCGGCGACAGCGGTCTCGTCGTCCCGCCGCGCGAGCCCGAGAAGATGGCCGCCGCCGCGCTGACCCTCCTCAAGGACGATCAACGGCGCGCGAAACTGGGGGAGTCGGCCCGTCAGCGGGTGATCGACCGCTTCACCCTGCGTCGCTGCGTGGACAACTTCCGCACGATCTACCTGGAGCTCGCGGGCCTGCCCGAGGTCTACGAGCCCGCCGTCGAGACGGTCGCCGACTGGACCGTCGAGCTGCGCGACCCCTGGTACGCGGCGGTCGCCACGGACGGGACCGACTGGTGA